Proteins from a single region of Equus quagga isolate Etosha38 chromosome 18, UCLA_HA_Equagga_1.0, whole genome shotgun sequence:
- the SARS1 gene encoding serine--tRNA ligase, cytoplasmic, with product MVLDLDLFRVDKGGDPALIRESQEKRFKDPGLVDQLVKADGEWRRCRFRADNLNKLKNLCSKTIGEKMKKKEPVGDESVPENVLNLDDLTADALANLKVSQIKKVRLLIDEAILKCDAERIKLEAERFENLREIGNLLHPSVPISNDEDADNKVERIWGDCTVRKKYSHVDLVVMVDGFEGEKGAVVAGSRGYFLKGVLVFLEQALIHYALRTLRNRGYTPIYTPFFMRKEVMQEVAQLSQFDEELYKVIGKGSEKSDDNSYDEKYLIATSEQPIAALHRDEWLRPEDLPIKYAGLSTCFRQEVGSHGRDTRGIFRVHQFEKIEQFVYSSPHDNKSWEMFEEMIATAEEFYQSLGIPYHIVNIVSGSLNHAASKKLDLEAWFPGSGAFRELVSCSNCTDYQARRLRIRYGQTKKMMDKVEFVHMLNATMCATTRTICAILENYQTEKGIIVPEKLKEFMPPGLQELIPFVKPAPIDQEPSKKQKKQHEGSKKKGAARDVTLESRLQNMEVADS from the exons ATGGTGCTGGATCTGGATTTGTTTCGGGTGGATAAGGGAGGGGACCCAGCCCTCATCCGAGAGTCGCAGGAGAAGCGCTTCAAGGACCCGGGACTAGTGGATCAGCTGGTGAAGGCGGACGGCGAGTGGCGACGAT GCAGGTTTCGGGCAGACAACTTGAACAAGCTGAAGAACCTGTGCAGCAAGACGATTGGGGAGAAAATGAAG aaAAAGGAGCCAGTGGGAGATGAGTCCGTTCCAGAGAATGTATTAAATCTTGATGACCTCACTGCAGACGCTTTAGCT AATTTGAAAGTCTCGCAAATCAAAAAAGTCCGGCTCCTCATCGACGAAGCCATCCTAAAGTGTGATGCTGAGCGGATAAAGCTGGAGGCAGAGCGGTTTGAGAACCTCCGAGAGATCGGGAACCTCCTGCATCCCTCTGTGCCCATCAGTAATGACGAG GATGCGGACAACAAAGTGGAGAGGATCTGGGGCGACTGTACGGTCAGGAAGAAGTACTCTCACGTGGACCTGGTGGTGATGGTAGATGGCTTTGAAGGCGAAAAGGGGGCCGTGGTGGCTGGGAGTCGAGGGTACTTCCTGAAG GGGGTCCTTGTGTTCCTGGAACAGGCACTCATCCATTACGCCCTCCGCACCCTGAGGAATCGGGGCTACACTCCCATTTACACCCCGTTTTTCATGAGGAAGGAGGTCATGCAGGAGGTGGCACAGCTCAGCCAGTTTGATGAAGAACTTTATAAG GTGATTGGCAAAGGCAGTGAAAAATCTGATGACAACTCCTATGATGAGAAATACCTGATCGCTACCTCAGAGCAGCCCATTGCTGCGCTACACCGGGACGAGTGGCTACGGCCAGAGGATTTGCCCATCAAGTATGCTGGCCTGTCCACCTGCTTTCGCCAGGAGGTGGGCTCCCATGGCCGCGACACCCGTGGCATCTTTCGAGTCCATCAGTTTGAGAAG ATTGAACAGTTCGTCTACTCATCGCCACATGACAACAAGTCGTGGGAGATGTTTGAAGAGATGATTGCCACTGCCGAGGAGTTCTACCAGTCTTTGGGGATCCCTTACCACATTGTGAACATTGTCTCAG GTTCTTTGAATCATGCCGCCAGCAAGAAGCTTGACCTGGAGGCCTGGTTTCCGGGCTCGGGAGCCTTCCGTGAGTTAGTCTCCTGTTCTAACTGCACGGACTATCAGGCTCGCCGGCTCCGAATCCGATACGGGCAAACCAAGAAGATGATGGACAAG GTGGAGTTTGTCCACATGCTCAATGCTACCATGTGCGCCACCACTCGCACCATCTGCGCCATCCTGGAGAACTACCAGACCGAGAAGGGCATCATCGTGCCTGAGAAGTTGAAGGAGTTCATGCCGCCAG GCCTCCAAGAACTGATCCCCTTTGTGAAGCCTGCCCCCATTGACCAGGAGCCatcaaagaagcagaagaagcagCATGAGGGCAGCAAAAAGAAAGGGGCAGCAAGAGATGTCACCCTGGAAAGCCGGCTGCAGAACATGGAAGTCGCCGATTCCTGA